The genomic region ATCTAAATCAACATACCGAATGGTTAATTGATGCTCTGATTGGACCACGTTCATATCAACTGTATTCGAGGTAACTGGTTGACTCACGTTATCTGGTTGCTAGTGGCGCCCGTCGTGTTTTGATAATCGAGCTTAAAGCCGACTCGATCACCCGGACTCACATCCTGTTTGGTGTCCCAATCCGTATCCGTCGTTTCATTTTTTATCGCTTCGGTTAACGTCAATGGTTTCTTGACGTGTACGATAGCAGTGTTTGAAGTGGTACCGGCACCGTAACTTCCAGAAACCAATTTGAAAAGATTATCGATTTCTGGCGCACTATCGTCGTTGACAATCGCCTTAATTAGGACTTGTGCTTTTTGTCCGATTGCTAAATTTTCGCCGAGTGCAATCTGCCATTGATCGTTAAATTTAATGAGCTGTTCTCCATGAAAATCACCATTTTCATCAGAATATGAAATTGATAGTTCCTTATTATTATTAAATTTCAAATGTGAATCAAGTACATCTTCAAAGACCGCACCCCGATCTAATTGCTGACCACTTGGCTGGGTGATATTGACTTGGTAATCAACTGTGTCACCCTTTTGAGCCGTTGTTGCCGTCTTAAATGGGGCATTATTACCATCAGCTGTCACATTACGTACCAACTTGGTAATCGTTGGGGGTGTTGCGACGGCCCAATAATAATCACCAGTTGGAACAGTCGTCCCATCGTACTGGGCCATTAATGCTGCTGATGTATAGGTATTCCCAACTTGATTATCATTTGCATCATGTCGTTGCCACTTCCCAAAATAGGGTGTTTCAGTGCTGGGTTCTGCTAATGATGGTCCAGTTGAGGCACTCGTTAAGAATTTAAATTTGGGTCCCAACCGCAGGTGCGCTAATTGTTGATCATTCAAAAACATGCCGCCCATATTCGTTACCTGACTCGTATCCCAATTCGTGAAATAAGCACCCGTTAATTTCGTCATCCCACGCAGCATATAACTCATATCGGTTACACTAGCGGTATTCCAATCAGGATAATCAAGCGTTGTTAACTTCGTCGCATCAAACATGAGTCGCATACTTTGGACGTTGCTCGTATCCCAATCAGCAATTTCTAACTGATCAACGCCACTCTTGGCAAACATGCCCGCCATGGTTGTCACTTTAGTGGTCTGCCAATCTTTAACCGCTAAAGTCTTAACACCGACAGTCCCGGAAAATGTTGAAGCCATATTCGTCACATTAGCGGTTTGCCACTTAGAAACGTCTAACTGCGTTAATCTTTGATCACCGCTGAACGTGTAAGACAACGATGTATTTTTGCCGAGCTGCCATTTTGAGACATCTAAGGTTTCAAGTCTTGAACATCCCGAAAAAGTATAAGCCATTGTCGTCACTTGGCTTGTATCCCAATTCGAAACATCTAATTCGGCAATACTAGTATTCAGAAAAGTACTACTTAAATTAGTAACGTGACTGGTATCCCAATTTGAAACATCTAAAACAGTAATGCCCGATTGTGAAAAGGTACTCCCCAGATTAGTCATTTTTGCCGTCTGCCATTTTGAAACATCTAAGTTCGTTAAGGCCGTACAATTGAAAAATGTGTTATTCATATTTTGAATATTAGAAGTGTCCCAATTCGTACTATTTAGCTGACTTAATTTTTTATCACCACTGAAGCATCTTACCATTGTGGTGACTTGCCCAAGCTGCCAATTCGCTGTGTCGCCAACAGATACTAGGTTGGCACAATCACTAAACATCGAATTCATTGCTGTCACTTTTGAAAAATCTAAGTTAGTCGCGTCAACTGATTGCAGCGCACTGTCACTGGCAAATAACATCGTAAAATTAGTGGCCCCTTTTAGATTAGCTAACCCCTGAACCGTTGTTAAGTTGGTCAACCCCCAAAATATATAGGAGACATCTTTAGCTGTAATTTCACCATCAATGCTGATATGCGCAATCCGCGCAATATAAGGCGAATTAGGGAAATACCAAGGTGTATTAGTATTATCATTAGCCACCTTATCTGGCAATACACCGCCTGATAAATGTAAGGTCGCCGTTGTATCATCGATATACCAGGTGACTGTTCCCAAACTGGTGCCTGCTCGTTGATCAAGTTGCTGCTTTTGGGGTTGGCTAGTTTTTTTAGTCTGCGGTGCTTCAAGTAGCGTCGCTTTTTCACCTGACGTTGCTGGCGTTATGGTTTGTGTTTCCGCATCTGAAGCCGCCTTTTTTTGAATGACACTATTTGATTGTTTA from Latilactobacillus sakei subsp. sakei DSM 20017 = JCM 1157 harbors:
- a CDS encoding BspA family leucine-rich repeat surface protein codes for the protein MTTEVNAVEAPANASSETITKIAQDAISGSTPTKQSNSVIQKKAASDAETQTITPATSGEKATLLEAPQTKKTSQPQKQQLDQRAGTSLGTVTWYIDDTTATLHLSGGVLPDKVANDNTNTPWYFPNSPYIARIAHISIDGEITAKDVSYIFWGLTNLTTVQGLANLKGATNFTMLFASDSALQSVDATNLDFSKVTAMNSMFSDCANLVSVGDTANWQLGQVTTMVRCFSGDKKLSQLNSTNWDTSNIQNMNNTFFNCTALTNLDVSKWQTAKMTNLGSTFSQSGITVLDVSNWDTSHVTNLSSTFLNTSIAELDVSNWDTSQVTTMAYTFSGCSRLETLDVSKWQLGKNTSLSYTFSGDQRLTQLDVSKWQTANVTNMASTFSGTVGVKTLAVKDWQTTKVTTMAGMFAKSGVDQLEIADWDTSNVQSMRLMFDATKLTTLDYPDWNTASVTDMSYMLRGMTKLTGAYFTNWDTSQVTNMGGMFLNDQQLAHLRLGPKFKFLTSASTGPSLAEPSTETPYFGKWQRHDANDNQVGNTYTSAALMAQYDGTTVPTGDYYWAVATPPTITKLVRNVTADGNNAPFKTATTAQKGDTVDYQVNITQPSGQQLDRGAVFEDVLDSHLKFNNNKELSISYSDENGDFHGEQLIKFNDQWQIALGENLAIGQKAQVLIKAIVNDDSAPEIDNLFKLVSGSYGAGTTSNTAIVHVKKPLTLTEAIKNETTDTDWDTKQDVSPGDRVGFKLDYQNTTGATSNQIT